The nucleotide sequence CAATTGCTATGAAGCACTATTATCTGAAGGGATTATACCTATTGCAAATGAAGATGATGCAGTTTCTGTAACGATGTCTATGTTCTCAGATAATGATGAATTGGCTAGTTTGGTAGCAGAACTTATTGGAGCAGATGCGTTAATAATTTTGAGTGACACTGATGGCCTTTATACAGGACATCCTGACCATGCAGATTCAGAAAAACTTAATAACGTACAGGTAGATGAGAATGTAGAGAAATACGTTCAGGCATCAGATAAAGGTGAAGGTGAAGGCCGTGGAGGTATGGAATCTAAAATTAAGATCGCCAAAGATACTGCCGCGAAGAATATCCCAACCTTTATAGCAAATGGTAAGAGAAAGAATGTAATTCTCGATATAGTGAATGGGAAGAAAGTAGGAACAAAGTTCACGAAGTAAGAAAAATAGAAAGTGAAAAATTTATAAAAATTTTAGAATGAAGTTGATAAACACAGAGACTAAGAATAACGTTTTAAGATCTATGATGAGAATTTTAGATACAAAACGCGAAGATATAATTAAAGCAAACAAAGAAGATCTTGAAGCCTTCGGAGAAAACGAAGGTGCCATGTACGACAGGTTGATAGTTAACGATAAAAAAGTTGATGGAATGATACAATCTGTGAAAGAAGTGATGGAGCAGGAAGATCCTGTAGGGCAGGTAATAGAACATCGTAAACTAGATACCGGGTTGGATATCACTAATAAAACAGCACCTTTTGGAAATATCATGATTATTTATGAATCCAGACCAGATGTTACTATAGAGGCCGCTGTGCTTGCTTTTAAAGCAAATAATAAGATCTTTCTTAAAGGTGGTAAAGAAGCAATAAAGAGCAACGAGATCTTGGAGCAATGCTGGCATGAAGCTTTAGAAGAAAATAACCTCAGCAAAGATTGGATAAAATTACTTCATCTAGATCGAGCTCAAACTCAGGAGTTTCTTAAAAATCCACCCGAACAATTAGATCTAATTGTACCTAGAGGTGGAGAACGTTTAATAGGTTTTGTTAAAGAACATGCTACAGGGGCTGTATTGGTAAGTGGAAGAGGAAATAACTTCTTATATGTTTCTAAGGATGCTGATTTTGAAGTTGCTAAAAAAGTGATCCTAAATGCTAAAACAGATAAGATCTCCGGATGTAATGCTTTGGATAAAGTTCTTATTGATGTGAATATTGATGATTATGAAAATAAACTGAAAGAACTTCAGAAAATGTTGAATGATCATCAGGTGCATATTTTGGCAGATGATGCTGTATCTGATATATTAACTGAAGAAGATAAAATTCCTGGGGACGATACATGGTATGAAGAATTTCTAGCTATGAAGATCGTCTTAGGAAGTATAGATGGACTTAACAGTGCCATAGATAAGATCAACAAATATTCTGGTGGACACTCTGCAGTTATCATTACTAAAGATAATGAGGAAGCAGTAGAATTTATGGAACAGGTAGACAGTGCTGCTGTATATCAAAATGCCTCTACAAGATTTACAGATGGAGGTCAAATGGGAGTAGGAGCAGAACTAGCCATTAGTACAGATAAGCTACACCACAGGGGGCCGCTAGGTCTAAAACAATTGGTAACCAATAAATATTATGTTCTGGGAAATGGACATATTAGAGAATAACCAACTAACGTTATATAATATAAAAAGAGGCGCTAATTGGCGCCTCTTTTTTTTGTTGTTTTTAGTTTAAAATTAGTATTTCAGGATCTTTAAAACTTCACTTTCAAAGTTCTCACCTTTAATTCTCACAAAGTATATTCCTGTACGATATCTACTTAGATTGATATTGGTATCTATAGTTCCTTTTTTAATTTTTACCGCATCTTGCATAACTACATTTCCTCTAAAGTCATATAAATATAAAGTGGCTTGTGCTTCTATACTAGCAGTAATTCTAATAGTACTTTGGCCTCTAGTTGGGTTTGGTGATGCAACCACTTTCTCCACCACTACCTCTAGCTGGTTGTCTGAGCATGATCCTAATTTACCACCATTTCTTAAGAATGCAGGTACTGCATTTTTTGAGACACAGAAAGCTTTTCCTTTATAACAAACCTGAACTTTTTGATTCCATTTATTGTTTCCACAAGTTATATCTTCTACCGTAACAGTAACTTCACCAGTAACAGAACATCCCGATACATCTGTAACTTCTAGAGAATATGTAGTAGTTTCAGATGGACAAACAGTTATGGTTTTTGAAGTATCTCCTGTATTCCATAGATACGTATATTCACCTCTCCCACCAGTAACAGAAACTGCTTCAATGCTAGTACATGTGGTATCATATCCAGAATATACTACTACATCTTTAGTCATTTCCAATTCTAAAGCTGGTCCTTCTTCAACTACTACTTCAGCATTAACAGAATTTGATAATGCATCTGTAATCACAACCGTATACGTTCCCGCTACTAAACTGGTAGCTGTTTGGGTTGTTTGCCCATCACTCCAAACATAGGTATAAGGAGCAACTCCACCTTCTACATTTACAGTTGCAGAACCTGTGGCGGTTCCATTACAAGTAACATTTGATGCTTCTATAGATGCAACCTGAACACTTTTTAGAATCATTCTTACAGAGACAGGAAAATGGTCTGATGCTGTAGTAGTAAAATCACTATTAAAATATTCGTAATGTACCCGTGCACTTCCATCCACATAATTATTTGTAAGCTCATTAGAGACAGCTATATGATCTATCATATTCTCTCTAAAAGCATAAGATCTAAAACCTTGAGCACTAAGAACAGCTGTTAAGATATCGTAGTTCTGAGTATCCTGAACAAAAGCGTTATAAGTGGTTACTGTAGTATTTACATTATCTGCAACGGTAACATCTACATCATCGTTATAATCTCCTAAAATAATAATATTCTTATCTGAATAGTAAGTATCTAATGAATCTTTCAATACTTCCACATCATACTTTCTCATATCATATCTAGACTGTGAGTTGGTACTTCCATTTGCTCTTGCATGTAATTCAACAAAATTGATGGTTTTAGTTTGCCCATTTAAAGTAACATCTGCTTCCATCATAAATGGCAATCTCCCACTTGCGTAAAATCTATCTGGAGTTTCTGGATAATCTGCTAAAAGAGATCCATCACCATCATAAAATGGATGTACCGACGTGAACATTGCTCTTGTAGATTTTACCGAAACTACATCTGTTCTATAGATAAATCCAACTTTTTGACCGCCTGGTGAATCTGGATAAGAGGTTGCATTAGATAATACATAATCATATCCTTCCATTTCAGAAACCATTTCTCCAAAAAGAACATCGTCTGAGATCTCTTCAACACCAATAACATCTGCTTCAAGATCTAAGAGAATCGCTTTTACGCGTTCCTTTTGAACAGCGTCTGAGTCTGGAGAACCCTTGGCAGGAGAATTTCCTTCGTCACCAAACCACTCTATGTTCCATGCTACAACATCAAAAGTAAGATCTCTTGAAATATCAGAATCAGATCCAGTATTGTCATAAACATCTGCACATGGAAGGTCTGTAGACAATCTTGGTAATAATTGGAAAATCTGATTATATCTACCCACTACTCCAATAACTTCGGAACATGATGCTGGCATTTGCTTTCCTATCAAACCACTTACGTCTGCATCTAGTCTTAATTCTCCATTACCAGAATCATCAGTAACTACATAGTTCTCATTACCAAAGATCAAACTACCTGATCCAGAAAATGTTACATCTGAAATACGTACCAATTCTCCGGGGTGCTGACTAAGTTCTGCTACGGTAATATCTAAAGGTATTATAGGTGCATCTGCAACTCCCTCAAAATCTACGCGCGCTACAGGACTAATTTGGATCTGCCCGTTGTAACTGCTTTTTGTTCCTGTAACGGTAATTTTATCTCCAATATTAAAAGTTCCATCTCCGTGAACCATACCATCAAAAATTGCAACACCACCAGTAACATCTTGTAAGTATGCAGAACCTCTAAATTGATCGCTTACTGTAAGGGTTCCTGTAATAGTAACGGTGGTTCCATCTAGAGCATTTCTAGCTTCTAAGATTGTGATCAATTCTGTTTGTGGAGCTAAAGCTCCGTTCTCTGTGCCCGGTGTAGGGTCTGTAGCTACATAATTAGCTGTATTTTTTACTCCACCTTCCCCATTCGGGATTCTTTGTAAGGAATGTATTCCTTGATTCCCAGCTGCATTTTCATCTGCCTGTAATTGTCCTTCATTTAAAAGTACAATAAGTTCTTCATCCTGAGGATCATCGGTACCATATACCAAAGCGTCTACTAAATTATCTGTGCTAATTGCAGAACCATTCGGAAAATTGGTAGCTGAAGTTTGATAAACTGCAACGGCATCTGCACCATTCTGAAAGGTATTATTTGCAACTACCATATTCACGTTGGCAACATCTGCATTACCCATAACAAAATACCCCTCTGCATTGGTAAGTTGCCCTGCAAGATCTATTGTATTATAACTTAGATCATTATTACCATTATAAAGAACAACGATAAATCCGTCTAAAGGAGTATTCCCTTTTCCTCCATCGTATAGTTCTAAAAATTCCTGAGTGTCTGATCCTGGAGTATCTGCATCTAGCTCGTTTATCACCAAAGAAACCGGCTCTAAAATATTAGTGTTCGGTTTTCCTGGCGTTGGAAGTGCCTGCGTATAGGTATCAGTGTTTCTTACTCCACCAGAACCATTTGGAAATCTTTGAGAAGAATGCGCATCTTTATTTCCATTCCCATCTTCATTAATTTGAGACTGTCCTTCATTTAATAATACTAACAATCCTGCATCATCTGCATCATTAGTATCATAGACTAGTGCGTCTAGTAAATTATCTGTACTAATTGCGGTTCCATTTGGAAAATCTGCTGCAGATCCTTCAAAAAGTGCTACTGCATCTGCTCCGTTTTGAAGTCCGTTGCTATTAAATTGTAAGCTTACGTTTTCCACATCTGCATTTCCTAGAACGAAATATCCATTTGCATCTGTGCTATAACTAGAAAGATCGATGGCATTATAGCTTAGATCATTAGATCCGTTATAAAATACCAATACTTTCCCATCCAAAGAACTGTTACCAGCACCTCCATCATATAATTCTATAAACTCCAGAACATCTGTCCCTTCTGTATCTGCATCTACTTCATTAATTACAATAGTTGGTGGTACTACTTCTCCCCCAAAATCCTGACCGGTATTAACGGCATTGTAAGTATTGGATGCAGCAGGTTGCCATGTAAAATTTTGATACTCTTGTCCGCGTCCGGAAAGTTGTAATGAAAAACCAGCTTCTGGAGCAGGGTCTTCTTTTACACCAATATCTGTACTCTCAAGTCCGCTAGCTACACCTGCTGTGGCAGTAAGTACACCTTCATAACTTAAGAATTGCACTACTTCTAAATTATTCACTAAAGCAAATCCATCTGGAGATCCATTTTGCAATCCTGAAATTGGGAAAAATATGGTTCCAAAGCCTCCTTGAAGATCTGGTATAATTCCAGATAAATTGGTAGTTCCTGAAACTACTCCCCCATTTCCATTGTACTCTACAATGCTCCATCCATCTAGATTTGTACCTGCTGGCCCGGCAATCTCTATACCTTCTTCTATATCTCCACCTAGGTTATCGTAATGCAATTCATTAACGAAGACCGACTGCGCGATAAGGTTCCCAGTCATTAAAAATGAGACTATTAGCAGTCCCAAAAATTGTAATTTTTGTTTCATAATCATTTTTATTTTGGTGCTACAATAAAGGATTTTTTATTAAAACCTACTTTAAGTTTTTATTAACAGAAGGTTAACTCCTTGATTTTATTTTCAATTTTTATAGCAATAACAATGGTTTAAAACCAAAATTGGTGTAACATTTGGTGTATAACTTAGTCTTATTTAAAAACAACAAATTTTGTCTTAATGAAAAAAATAATATACTCTCTATCATTACTTTCTGTAATGTTTGGATGTAAAACCTCTCAAAAACTATCAACCATTACCCCTCAACCTGTAGTGGTGAAAATGGATCTTGTAAATGTTGTAGATGATCAGGTAAAAGTGACGGTAGATCCTGGAAAGTTCACAGAAGATCAAACCACATTCTATATTCCTAAAACTGTTCCTGGTACTTATAGTATAGATAATTATGGTGAGTTTATTGAAAACCTAAAAGCATATGACTATTTAGGGAATGAGCTATTAGTTGCTAAAACAGACGTAAATTCATGGTTAATAGATAATGCAACCCAATTAGACAAGGTCACCTATTACGTAAATGATTCTTTTGATATGGAAGGTGAAAAAGGAGTTTTCTCCCCTTCTGGAACTAATATAGATAAGGATAAGAATTTTATGCTGAACCTTCATGGGTTTGTGGGATACTTCAAGAATCTTACAGAACAACCTTATGAGTTACTAATTAAAAGACCAGAGGGACTTACTCCGGGTACATCTTTAATGGCGGCAAACTCTTCACCAGATAAAGTATCGCCTAAAACTATGGTAGATCTCTTTAAGGCTTCAAGGTATTTTGAAATTACAGATCAACCTATTATGTATGCAAAACCAGATACTGCCTACATAAATATAAAAGGGATGAGAGTTCTTCTAGATGTATATTCTCCAAATGGTGTTCATAGTGCCAAAGAGATAAAGCCAGAAATTGAGAAAATGGTTACAGCTCAAAAAAACTTTTTAGGAGATATAGATAAAACTGCTAATTATGCTATTATTCTTTATTTAGCAGACCCTAATCTATTAGATGCTAAAGGATATGGTGCTTTAGAACACCACACCTCTACAGTAGTAGTTTTACCCGAAACTATGCCTTTAGATAAGTTGAATCAATCTATGACAGATGTTGTTTCTCACGAGTTCTTTCATATACTTACTCCATTAAGTGTGCATTCAAATGAAATTCACTATTTCGATTATAATGACCCTAAGATGTCTGAGCATTTATGGATGTATGAGGGCGTAACAGAATATTTCGCAAATCTATTTCAGATCAATCAAGATCTTATCGGCAATGATGAATTTTATGGAAGAATTTCAGAAAAGATCGAAAGTTCAAAAAACTTTAATGACACCATTCCTTTTACAGTAATGAGTCGTAATATATTAGAAGAGCCTTATAAAAATGACTATTACAATGTTTATCAAAAAGGTGCGCTAATTGGAATGTCCTTAGATATTAAATTACGCGAATTGAGTGATGGTAAAACTGGTATCTTAGATCTTATGAGTAAGCTTAGCCAGAAATATGGTAAAGATACTCCATTTAAAGATGAAGAGCTAATTCCAACAATTGTATCACTTACCTATCCGGAGATTCAGGATTTCTTTGATACATACGTTAAGGGAACCACTCCAATCCCATACGAGGAATTTTTAGAAATTGTAGGTTTAGAATTTTCAGAACAGGAAATCGAAACCTCGTTCTTTATAAATGGTAGAGTACCTTATATAGATGGAAATCCAGAAAACATGAGTCTTTTCTTTAGAAAGGGAATTAAATTGAATTCATTTTTTAAAGAATTAGGAGTTGAAAATGGAGATGTGATCAAGACCGTTAACGGAGCATCTTATAATATTCAAAATGCTTATGATCTTGTTATGGCATCACAGAATTGGAAAGAAGGAGAAAACTTTACCATGGTTGTAGAAAGAGATGGAAAAGAAATTTCATTTCAAGGAAAGATATTTACTCCTAAAGATATGAAGGTAACTTTAGGCGCAAAAGAGCTTCCTGCAGATAGCAAAGCAGTAATGCTTAGAAAAGCTTGGTTAAAAGGATAAATTCTATATTGAGAACAAAAGGCGACAATTAGTACATTGTCGCCTTTTTTATTTTTAATCCTCAGGCTAAGACTCTCAGGTTCTTAGACAAGATCATTTAAATAATTTTAAAATTAATTTCCTATTTGTAAATTGAGGCTTTACATTTAGAGATTCTAACAAGTAACTACCTATGGAAATACCTATTTTAAAAGACATCGTAGTAATACTAGGGCTGTCTATTTTTATCATCTTGGTATTTCAAAAATTAAAGGTGCCCTCTTTACTCGGATTCTTGTTAGCCGGAATTATCGCCGGGCCACATGCTTTTAACCTTATTAGTTCCAGACATGAGGTAGAATTACTCTCAGAAATTGGGATCATTTTTCTATTATTCATTATCGGAATAGAACTCTCTTTAAAAGGGCTGGCTTCTATGAAGAAGATGATCTTATTGGGTGGTGGTGTTCAGGTTGGGGGAACTATTTTAATAACCGCAGCTATTGCTTATTTCTTCGGAATAGATATTAATAGCGGGATATTTCTTGGGTTCTTATTCTCTTTAAGTAGTACCGCCATAGTTCTAAAATTGTTTCAAGAAAGAGGAGAAGTTACCTCTCCTCACGGGAGAATTACAGTGGCCATATTAATATTCCAAGATATTATTGTAGTACCCATGATGCTTTTAACTCCATTATTAGCAGGAAAAGCAGAGAATATTTGGCTCACCATAGGCATCTTATTACTAAAGATCTTAGGAGTAGGTATCGTGATCTATCTTTTGGCTATTTATGTGGTGCCTAGAGTATTTAAAATGGTAGTGAAAACCAAAAATAGAGAACTTTTCATTCTAACTACAATCGTATTTTGCTTCGCTATAGCATGGTTAACATCTTCTGTAGGATTATCTTTAGCATTAGGCGCTTTCTTTGCGGGACTTATTATTTCAGAATCCGATTATAGCCATCAGGCCACAGCGAACGTGCTGCCATTTAGAGAAATATTTATAAGTTTCTTCTTCATTTCTGTTGGGTCTTTATTGAACTTAAAATTCTTTTTCAGCCACATTCACTGGATCTTATTATTGATTGTAGGGGTGATCTTGTTGAAAATGCTCATTATAGCTTTTACAGTGATATTGTTAAAATATCCTCCAAGAACCGTTTTTATGGTGGTATTTTCCATCTTTCAGGTAGGAGAATTCTCTCTTTTATTATCTACAGAAGGCTTAAAGAATGGATTGTTAGGAGAAAATTTATATCAATATTTCTTAGCCATCTCTATTATTACAATGGGACTTACCCCATTTATAATGAACTATGCAAATCAACTTACATATTATTTGGTTCGAATTCCCATCCCTACAGCCGTAAAACACAGATTGAATCATCTAAGAAAGAACGCTCCAAAAGAAGAAGTTCAAAAGGAAGCATTAAAAGATCATTTAGTAATAATTGGTTATGGTATTAATGGTAAGAATATTTCTAAAGCCGCCCGAAATACTAATATTCCATACACAATTGTAGACCTGGAACCGGAAGCATTTCAGGAAGCTAAGAAAAAAGAGGAGCCTATTACTTTTGGTGATGCAACCAACCCGGTAATTTTAAAACATTTAAATGTGCAGGAAGCTAGGGTGGTGGTAATTGCCATCTCAGACCCCGCGGCCACAAAGAAGATCATTCAGGCCGTAAGAGCTTTTACTCAAACTGCGTGTATCATTGTGAGAACTAGATACGTTAGAGAGATAGAAGATAATATTAGGCTTGGAGCAGATGAGGTAATACCGGAAGAGTTTGAAACTTCTATAGAAATCTTTAGTAGGGTGCTTAGAAAATATCTTATTCCTTTTGATGAGATCCAAAATTTCATCAATCAGGTTAGATCATCAGACTATGAAATGCTGACTAGCATAAAGGAAGGCCCGCACTCCCCATCCTATAAGCATTTAAATATTCCGAATAAAGAAATCGTAACCCTAAGTGTACAACAAGGAACCAACTCTGTAGTTGGCAAAACCATTGAAGGTGCCGGAATAGGACGAGATTACGGTGTAACTGTACTTGCCATTAAAAGAGATAAACACTATTTAACAGAGATTTCTCCAGATACCAAGATAGAACAGGGAGATCTGCTCTATATCTTTGGAGCCCCTAATAATATTAATAATCTTAATAAGATATTATCTCTGTAAAAAGATTTTTCGTGATATTCATCTAGAACTTATAATATACTATCTGTTGATATTAGTTGCCTATTTATCTAAATGGTATAGGTTAAAATAGATATATTTATTTTTGAAACAAACCAAATTAGATATCATGTCTATACTTCCAGACGATCTTGTACGCTATCAAAAGTTTATTGGCTTTATGCTAAAATATTGGAATAGCGATCTTTTAAACCATACAGCAAATTCTGCATTACAGGAAACTCAAGGAGATGAAAAGGTGATCGAAAAATTTGATCAGTCTCCAGAAGAATTAGTAGAAGACCTGAAAAATATGGGGCCAACCTATATCAAATTAGGGCAGTTACTATCTACAAGACCAGATTTGCTGCCAGATGCTTATCTCAAAGCATTAGCCACTTTACAAGACAATGTACCTCCAATTCTTTTCTCTGAAGTTCACAAATTGGTAGAAGAAGAAATTGGAAGTAGAATTTCTAAAGCCTTCAATACGTTTGAGGAAAAACCTATTGCTAGCGCCTCCATAGGGCAGGTACATAAAGCAACTTTAAAATCTGGAAAACCCGTAGCCGTAAAAATTCAGCGACCGGGAATTAGAAAGATGTTTCTGGATGATCTAGATACGCTAAAAGAAATAGCTGCTTTTGCAGTAAAGCATACCACCACCGGTAAAAAATATGCTTTTGATGAAGTTTTAGAAGAGTTAAGACATATATTATTACAAGAATTAGATTATAACAGAGAAGCTCAAAATTTGATAAGCTTAGGCAGAAATCTGAAAAATTTTAGCTTGCTCACTGTTCCCCAGCCTGTATTAGATTATTCTTCTTCCCGTGTACTTACCATGGAATTTATTGAGGGTAAAAAGATAACCAGCATTTCACCATTATACAGATTAGAAAATGATCTTTCACCTATGTTAGATCAATTGGTTGCGGCTTATTTACAGCAGATCATTACAGATGGTTTTGTACATGCAGATCCACACCCGGGAAATATTCATATCACAAAACAAGATACTATAGCCCTTATAGATCTGGGAATGGTTGCTAAGTTCACTCCTAATATTCAACAAAAGATCTTACAATTGCTAATAGCATTAAGCCATGATGATGGAGAAGCGACGGCAGATGTTCTTCTTAATATGAGTGAGATAAATGAAGATTCTAATGTTAAGACCTTCAAAAAAGTGATCAATCATTTAGTGGCAGACGGACAAAACCAGATGGCCAAGGATATGCAAACCGGAAAAATGCTTATTCAGATGAATAGAATTGCTGCAGATAATGGAATTCATATTTCTGTGGAAGTAAATATTCTAGGAAAGATCCTTTTAAACATGGATCAGATCATAGCTGTTCTAGATCCAGAATTTGACCTTCGGAAAGCCATACAAACTCATGTCCATAAGATAATGAGAGATAAAATGTATGACGAATTGAAACCGGAAAATATGTTCTCTATCTTATTAGAGTCAAAAAAGTTATCTGAAAACCTGCCGGAGCGATTAAATAAAATATCTCATAATCTGGCAAATAATGAATTTAGAATGAAGATTGATGCTATTGATGAAAGCAGGTTTACAGATGGTTTTCAAAAAGTAGCAAATAGAATTACATTAGGCCTTATAATAGCTGCAATGATAGTTGGTGCTGCTATGATGATGAAAGTACCTACCAATTTTACGCTCTTAGGTTATCCTGGGCTCGCTATAATTTTCTTTCTAATTGCTGCTATGGGTGGAATTGCATTAAGTTATATTATTATCTTCAAGGATGAAGGATACAAGCACAAGAAAAAATAATACTCCTCCATTAATATTTAAATAAATTACACGTTTATGAAATTTTATTATCTCCTATTTTTTACATTTTTTACTACCATTAGCTTTGCTCAAAAGGAATTGCCTGTAGATACTATGGTTGTTTCTAAGCATTCTGTAAATATTAATGGTAAGAATATAGCGTACACCACTCAAGCAGGAATGCAACCGGTATGGAACAAAGCCGGAAAAGCTGTTGCTGGTTTATTTTATACTTATTATAAAAAGGATAATGTTAAAAATCTAGAGAACAGACCTTTAGTAATTTCCTTTAATGGTGGGCCAGGTTCTGCTTCGGTATGGATGCACTTAGCATATACAGGCCCTAGAATTTTAAAAATAGATGATGAAGGTTTTCCGATTCAACCTTATGGGGTAAAAGAAAACCCCTATTCCATTCTTGATATTGCAGATATAGTTTATGTAAATCCAGTAAACACAGGCTATTCTAGATTTTTGCAGAACCAGATGGACAATATTGATAAAAAGGATTTTTTTGGTGTAAATGCCGATATTAAATATCTAGCTGAATGGATAAACACTTTTGTTTCAAGAAAGAATCGATGGTTATCTCCTAAATATTTAATTGGTGAAAGTTATGGAACCAATAGAGTGTCTGGATTAGCGTTAGAACTTCAAGAAGCTCAATGGATGTATCTTAATGGAGTAATTTTAGTTTCTCCTACAGAAA is from Gillisia sp. Hel1_33_143 and encodes:
- the proB gene encoding glutamate 5-kinase, producing MDKKRIVVKVGTNVMTNKDHRILGPVLKNLVEQIATLYEEDILVVLVSSGSAIAGKEILGEISIKDPSQRRQVYSSVGQPRMMRHYYSIFHDFGMRCAQVLATKRDFSPGVHRENMINCYEALLSEGIIPIANEDDAVSVTMSMFSDNDELASLVAELIGADALIILSDTDGLYTGHPDHADSEKLNNVQVDENVEKYVQASDKGEGEGRGGMESKIKIAKDTAAKNIPTFIANGKRKNVILDIVNGKKVGTKFTK
- a CDS encoding glutamate-5-semialdehyde dehydrogenase, which codes for MKLINTETKNNVLRSMMRILDTKREDIIKANKEDLEAFGENEGAMYDRLIVNDKKVDGMIQSVKEVMEQEDPVGQVIEHRKLDTGLDITNKTAPFGNIMIIYESRPDVTIEAAVLAFKANNKIFLKGGKEAIKSNEILEQCWHEALEENNLSKDWIKLLHLDRAQTQEFLKNPPEQLDLIVPRGGERLIGFVKEHATGAVLVSGRGNNFLYVSKDADFEVAKKVILNAKTDKISGCNALDKVLIDVNIDDYENKLKELQKMLNDHQVHILADDAVSDILTEEDKIPGDDTWYEEFLAMKIVLGSIDGLNSAIDKINKYSGGHSAVIITKDNEEAVEFMEQVDSAAVYQNASTRFTDGGQMGVGAELAISTDKLHHRGPLGLKQLVTNKYYVLGNGHIRE
- a CDS encoding T9SS type A sorting domain-containing protein translates to MKQKLQFLGLLIVSFLMTGNLIAQSVFVNELHYDNLGGDIEEGIEIAGPAGTNLDGWSIVEYNGNGGVVSGTTNLSGIIPDLQGGFGTIFFPISGLQNGSPDGFALVNNLEVVQFLSYEGVLTATAGVASGLESTDIGVKEDPAPEAGFSLQLSGRGQEYQNFTWQPAASNTYNAVNTGQDFGGEVVPPTIVINEVDADTEGTDVLEFIELYDGGAGNSSLDGKVLVFYNGSNDLSYNAIDLSSYSTDANGYFVLGNADVENVSLQFNSNGLQNGADAVALFEGSAADFPNGTAISTDNLLDALVYDTNDADDAGLLVLLNEGQSQINEDGNGNKDAHSSQRFPNGSGGVRNTDTYTQALPTPGKPNTNILEPVSLVINELDADTPGSDTQEFLELYDGGKGNTPLDGFIVVLYNGNNDLSYNTIDLAGQLTNAEGYFVMGNADVANVNMVVANNTFQNGADAVAVYQTSATNFPNGSAISTDNLVDALVYGTDDPQDEELIVLLNEGQLQADENAAGNQGIHSLQRIPNGEGGVKNTANYVATDPTPGTENGALAPQTELITILEARNALDGTTVTITGTLTVSDQFRGSAYLQDVTGGVAIFDGMVHGDGTFNIGDKITVTGTKSSYNGQIQISPVARVDFEGVADAPIIPLDITVAELSQHPGELVRISDVTFSGSGSLIFGNENYVVTDDSGNGELRLDADVSGLIGKQMPASCSEVIGVVGRYNQIFQLLPRLSTDLPCADVYDNTGSDSDISRDLTFDVVAWNIEWFGDEGNSPAKGSPDSDAVQKERVKAILLDLEADVIGVEEISDDVLFGEMVSEMEGYDYVLSNATSYPDSPGGQKVGFIYRTDVVSVKSTRAMFTSVHPFYDGDGSLLADYPETPDRFYASGRLPFMMEADVTLNGQTKTINFVELHARANGSTNSQSRYDMRKYDVEVLKDSLDTYYSDKNIIILGDYNDDVDVTVADNVNTTVTTYNAFVQDTQNYDILTAVLSAQGFRSYAFRENMIDHIAVSNELTNNYVDGSARVHYEYFNSDFTTTASDHFPVSVRMILKSVQVASIEASNVTCNGTATGSATVNVEGGVAPYTYVWSDGQTTQTATSLVAGTYTVVITDALSNSVNAEVVVEEGPALELEMTKDVVVYSGYDTTCTSIEAVSVTGGRGEYTYLWNTGDTSKTITVCPSETTTYSLEVTDVSGCSVTGEVTVTVEDITCGNNKWNQKVQVCYKGKAFCVSKNAVPAFLRNGGKLGSCSDNQLEVVVEKVVASPNPTRGQSTIRITASIEAQATLYLYDFRGNVVMQDAVKIKKGTIDTNINLSRYRTGIYFVRIKGENFESEVLKILKY
- a CDS encoding peptidase M61, producing the protein MKKIIYSLSLLSVMFGCKTSQKLSTITPQPVVVKMDLVNVVDDQVKVTVDPGKFTEDQTTFYIPKTVPGTYSIDNYGEFIENLKAYDYLGNELLVAKTDVNSWLIDNATQLDKVTYYVNDSFDMEGEKGVFSPSGTNIDKDKNFMLNLHGFVGYFKNLTEQPYELLIKRPEGLTPGTSLMAANSSPDKVSPKTMVDLFKASRYFEITDQPIMYAKPDTAYINIKGMRVLLDVYSPNGVHSAKEIKPEIEKMVTAQKNFLGDIDKTANYAIILYLADPNLLDAKGYGALEHHTSTVVVLPETMPLDKLNQSMTDVVSHEFFHILTPLSVHSNEIHYFDYNDPKMSEHLWMYEGVTEYFANLFQINQDLIGNDEFYGRISEKIESSKNFNDTIPFTVMSRNILEEPYKNDYYNVYQKGALIGMSLDIKLRELSDGKTGILDLMSKLSQKYGKDTPFKDEELIPTIVSLTYPEIQDFFDTYVKGTTPIPYEEFLEIVGLEFSEQEIETSFFINGRVPYIDGNPENMSLFFRKGIKLNSFFKELGVENGDVIKTVNGASYNIQNAYDLVMASQNWKEGENFTMVVERDGKEISFQGKIFTPKDMKVTLGAKELPADSKAVMLRKAWLKG
- a CDS encoding cation:proton antiporter, which encodes MEIPILKDIVVILGLSIFIILVFQKLKVPSLLGFLLAGIIAGPHAFNLISSRHEVELLSEIGIIFLLFIIGIELSLKGLASMKKMILLGGGVQVGGTILITAAIAYFFGIDINSGIFLGFLFSLSSTAIVLKLFQERGEVTSPHGRITVAILIFQDIIVVPMMLLTPLLAGKAENIWLTIGILLLKILGVGIVIYLLAIYVVPRVFKMVVKTKNRELFILTTIVFCFAIAWLTSSVGLSLALGAFFAGLIISESDYSHQATANVLPFREIFISFFFISVGSLLNLKFFFSHIHWILLLIVGVILLKMLIIAFTVILLKYPPRTVFMVVFSIFQVGEFSLLLSTEGLKNGLLGENLYQYFLAISIITMGLTPFIMNYANQLTYYLVRIPIPTAVKHRLNHLRKNAPKEEVQKEALKDHLVIIGYGINGKNISKAARNTNIPYTIVDLEPEAFQEAKKKEEPITFGDATNPVILKHLNVQEARVVVIAISDPAATKKIIQAVRAFTQTACIIVRTRYVREIEDNIRLGADEVIPEEFETSIEIFSRVLRKYLIPFDEIQNFINQVRSSDYEMLTSIKEGPHSPSYKHLNIPNKEIVTLSVQQGTNSVVGKTIEGAGIGRDYGVTVLAIKRDKHYLTEISPDTKIEQGDLLYIFGAPNNINNLNKILSL